GAACGGCGCCCCGCTGACTGACAGGGTGATCCGGCGCCGTTCGAGGTCGACGTCGCGGATTCTCACGGAGAGCTCCTGGCCCTCTCGGACGGCCTGCGCGGGATCTTCGATGGGTTCGTCGGACAGTTCCGCAAGAGGGACGAGTCCTACGACACAGTGGCCGAGACCGACGCCGGACTCGTGCCCGGGACCACCAGCGCCGAGGCCGCCCGGATCGCGGAACTGGAGCGGGAGGTGAAGGAGCTACGGCGGGCGAACGCGATCCTGAAGTCCGCCTCGGCTTTCTTCGCGGCGGAGCTGGACCGTCCACTGCGATGAAGGTCGCCTACATCGACCGGCACAAGGAACAGTTCGGCGTCCAGCCGATCTGCGACGTCCTCACCGAGACGGACGCGCCGATCGCGCCGAGCACCTACTACGCCGCCCGAAGCCGCCCGCCCTCGGCCCGCAGCCTTCGCGACGAGCACCTCACCGAGGAGATACACCGCATCCACACCGACAACTACGGGGTCTACGGGGCCCGCAAGGTCCACGCCGCCCTGGTCCGCGAGGACTTCACCGTGGCCCGCTGCACGGTCGAACGCCTCATGCGCCAGGCCGGACTGCGCGGGGTCATCCGGGCCAGGAGTCCGCGCACCACCCGTCCCGCACCCGAGACCGACCGGCCCTGCGACCTGGTCGAGCGGCAGTTCACCGCCACCGCCCCGAACCAACTGAACCGCCCCGTCAGGACGGGGCGGTGAAGCCGCTGGCCCAGAAGCGGCCGTGGACCGCGAGGTCCAGCAGCATCCGGGCGGCCTCCTCGGCCGGCATGGGCGGGGTCTCGTGCTCCAGCCACCAGTGCAGGACCGCCAGCTGCTCACCCACCCAGGCGCGGGCGAGCAGGTCCGCGGGGAGCCGGGGCCGGACCGGGCCGTGCTCGGCCCGGTCCCGGAACACCGCCGCGACCCGGTGCACCGACTCCTCGCTGAAGGTGCGCAGCGCCTTGCCGTCGCCCTCGCCGCGCAGGATGGCGAGGTAGAGGTCGCGCTGCTGCTCCGCGTGACGGAACAGTTCGAGCAGGGGCTTGCCGGTGAACCCGACCGCCGTCTCCTCGACCAGCGGCTGCATCCGTTCGTCCAGCTCCTGCAGCAGGTCGGTGGTGATCCTGGTGAACAGGTGGTCCTTGTCCCGGTAGTGGCTGTAGAAGGTGGCCCGCGCGACGTCGGCGCGCTCCGAGATGTCCTCGACGGTGAGCCCCGCGTACCCACGCTCCAGGATCAACGCGACCAGCGCGTCGCGGAGCGCGCGTCGTGTTCTCCGCGTGCGCCTGTCCTCGGCCATGGACGTCCTCCGCCTGCTCATCGAACCGTGCACCGGTCCTACTGGGTCCGCTGCGGTCC
The Streptacidiphilus albus JL83 genome window above contains:
- a CDS encoding TetR/AcrR family transcriptional regulator, with the protein product MAEDRRTRRTRRALRDALVALILERGYAGLTVEDISERADVARATFYSHYRDKDHLFTRITTDLLQELDERMQPLVEETAVGFTGKPLLELFRHAEQQRDLYLAILRGEGDGKALRTFSEESVHRVAAVFRDRAEHGPVRPRLPADLLARAWVGEQLAVLHWWLEHETPPMPAEEAARMLLDLAVHGRFWASGFTAPS
- a CDS encoding IS3 family transposase, yielding MKVAYIDRHKEQFGVQPICDVLTETDAPIAPSTYYAARSRPPSARSLRDEHLTEEIHRIHTDNYGVYGARKVHAALVREDFTVARCTVERLMRQAGLRGVIRARSPRTTRPAPETDRPCDLVERQFTATAPNQLNRPVRTGR
- a CDS encoding S1 RNA-binding domain-containing protein, which produces MSDEPIEDPAQAVREGQELSVRIRDVDLERRRITLSVSGAPFNLP